The proteins below come from a single Halobacillus salinarum genomic window:
- the plsY gene encoding glycerol-3-phosphate 1-O-acyltransferase PlsY, which yields MNDILRLIAALALGYLIGSLNTAVIVGKIYGKDIRSHGSQSAGLTNTLRVLGRSAATFVLLGDILKGIIACYVGLFLDVTFYSGEAKDSLCLLTAGAGAVIGHNWPIYFRLKGGKGALTAVSVLFMADWFIALLGLVVFVIIVVLTRYVSLGTICATLGIVAISTIPVFGHSVYFNLFAFLMAVMVIFKHRKNIQRLLAGTENKLTF from the coding sequence ATGAATGATATTTTAAGGCTTATTGCGGCGTTAGCTTTGGGCTACCTAATAGGCAGCCTTAATACAGCGGTAATTGTAGGGAAAATATATGGTAAAGACATAAGAAGCCATGGAAGTCAAAGTGCCGGGCTTACTAATACGTTGAGAGTACTTGGGAGATCTGCTGCAACTTTTGTTCTCTTAGGAGATATATTAAAAGGGATAATTGCTTGTTATGTTGGACTATTCCTTGACGTAACCTTTTATTCTGGAGAGGCTAAAGATTCCTTATGTCTTTTAACGGCAGGTGCAGGAGCAGTGATAGGGCATAACTGGCCGATATATTTTAGGTTAAAAGGAGGCAAGGGAGCTCTTACTGCAGTGTCAGTACTGTTTATGGCTGACTGGTTTATAGCTCTTTTAGGGCTAGTGGTCTTTGTAATAATAGTAGTTTTAACACGTTATGTTTCTTTAGGTACAATATGTGCTACCTTGGGAATTGTTGCTATTTCGACCATCCCTGTTTTTGGGCATTCTGTATATTTTAATCTATTTGCCTTCCTAATGGCGGTTATGGTTATTTTCAAGCATAGGAAAAATATACAAAGGCTACTCGCAGGTACAGAAAACAAACTAACGTTTTAA
- a CDS encoding glutathione peroxidase, with the protein MTTVYDFTVKKPDGGEQTLHDYQGKALLIVNTASKCGFTPQFEGLQELYKKHQEEGLEILGFPCDQFNNQEFDNIEETTEFCKVNYGVTFPMFAKIDVNGDQEDPLFTYLKDEKKGVLSKKIKWNFTKFLVNKDGQVVKRYAPTTKPEEIEKDLAEYLQ; encoded by the coding sequence ATGACAACTGTTTATGACTTTACAGTGAAAAAGCCTGATGGCGGAGAACAAACGCTTCATGATTATCAAGGGAAGGCATTGCTCATTGTGAACACGGCCAGTAAGTGCGGCTTCACCCCTCAATTCGAAGGCCTACAGGAGCTTTATAAAAAGCATCAGGAAGAAGGTTTAGAGATTCTCGGCTTCCCATGTGATCAGTTTAATAACCAGGAGTTTGATAACATTGAAGAAACGACGGAGTTTTGCAAAGTGAATTACGGCGTAACATTTCCGATGTTTGCAAAAATTGATGTCAACGGGGATCAGGAGGATCCTTTATTTACTTATTTAAAAGATGAGAAAAAAGGGGTTCTTTCTAAAAAAATCAAATGGAATTTTACAAAGTTCCTCGTTAATAAAGACGGGCAAGTCGTGAAGCGTTATGCCCCGACGACAAAACCTGAAGAAATCGAAAAAGATCTCGCTGAATACTTACAATAA
- a CDS encoding Lrp/AsnC family transcriptional regulator — translation MNEVEIELLKIIEKNANLEVEKIAKLMNKEVDEIRELIQRLEKEKAILGYSTLIDWAKVMQFEEVTAMVDVKVTPARGVGFDKVAERIYRFPEVKAVYLMSGAYDLSVSVQGSTMMEIGNFISEKLSALDSVLSTTTHFILKKYKHDGIILQDDDDDDKRIVVSP, via the coding sequence ATGAATGAAGTTGAAATTGAACTGCTGAAAATCATTGAGAAAAATGCCAATTTAGAAGTAGAAAAAATTGCTAAACTCATGAACAAAGAAGTTGACGAAATCAGGGAGCTTATCCAGAGATTAGAGAAAGAAAAAGCGATTCTCGGGTATTCCACCCTGATCGACTGGGCAAAAGTGATGCAGTTTGAAGAGGTTACCGCAATGGTCGATGTGAAAGTCACTCCTGCACGCGGTGTAGGCTTCGACAAAGTAGCTGAACGAATCTATCGTTTCCCAGAAGTGAAGGCTGTATATTTAATGTCGGGAGCTTATGATCTGTCCGTATCTGTCCAAGGCAGCACGATGATGGAAATTGGGAATTTCATCTCCGAAAAGCTGTCCGCTCTCGACTCCGTCTTATCAACAACCACTCATTTCATTTTGAAAAAATACAAGCATGACGGCATCATTTTACAGGATGATGACGATGATGATAAGAGAATCGTGGTATCACCATGA
- a CDS encoding flavin monoamine oxidase family protein codes for MDNREDFYTYGDLTYPNDMLRIVRNGLKKTPDPKRVIIIGGGMAGLVSASLLKDAGHSVTILEGNDRIGGRVYTLRKPFSEGLYLDVGAMRFPETHDLVAEYVKKFHLPTNEFRNKNDLYLVNGVQTTVEYYNENPNVFNIPLPEEEQGRTAVQLLRSAVQPFLDLYQDADPKEQERLRKKFNSYSFDDFLRFNPLGTSLSPNAIRLVKVVLGIEGFPNLSFVDILLDIVRTVFNEDLKFYEITGGNDQLPLAFVPELQSNLYYYQKVHQIVQQENGVTVTFRDRRTNQYHSLEADYVISTIPYSVLQFVDIYPIDSVSFRKWKAIRELTYVSSIKIGLEFNSRFWEEMKIGNIITDLPLRYTYSPSHNIGAQGPSVMLGSYSWGQNAMLWNSLPEEERIREALFGLSKIYGNRVYEEFNRGASYSWSQNQFSAGCFTLFSPNQSTDFSWELYLPEGRIHFAGEHTSAFHGWVEGAIESGVRAAYEVNERD; via the coding sequence TTGGATAATCGAGAGGATTTTTATACGTATGGCGATCTGACATACCCAAATGACATGCTTCGTATTGTACGAAATGGTCTGAAGAAAACACCGGATCCTAAACGAGTGATCATCATTGGCGGGGGGATGGCGGGGTTGGTTTCAGCTTCTTTGTTAAAAGATGCCGGTCATTCGGTGACCATCCTTGAAGGTAACGACCGGATCGGGGGAAGAGTATATACCCTGCGTAAACCGTTTTCAGAAGGGTTGTATTTAGATGTAGGTGCGATGCGTTTTCCTGAGACGCATGATCTAGTCGCCGAATACGTAAAGAAATTTCATTTGCCGACGAATGAATTTAGAAATAAAAATGACCTTTACTTAGTCAATGGAGTGCAGACGACAGTTGAATATTATAATGAAAATCCCAATGTATTTAACATCCCTCTTCCGGAAGAAGAACAAGGGAGGACGGCCGTTCAGTTGTTGAGGTCTGCTGTCCAACCTTTTCTTGACCTCTATCAGGATGCGGATCCTAAGGAGCAGGAAAGGTTGCGGAAGAAATTTAATAGTTATTCTTTTGATGACTTTTTAAGATTTAATCCCCTGGGCACTTCCCTCTCACCAAATGCGATTCGGCTTGTAAAAGTGGTGCTCGGGATTGAAGGATTCCCTAATTTATCGTTTGTAGATATATTATTAGATATTGTTCGTACCGTTTTTAATGAAGACTTGAAATTTTATGAGATCACAGGGGGGAATGATCAGCTGCCACTGGCTTTTGTTCCGGAGCTGCAGTCAAATCTTTATTACTATCAGAAGGTTCATCAAATTGTGCAGCAGGAAAATGGGGTTACGGTGACTTTTAGAGACCGGAGGACCAATCAATACCACAGCTTGGAAGCAGACTATGTAATTAGTACGATTCCTTACTCAGTCCTTCAATTTGTAGACATTTACCCAATCGATTCCGTTTCCTTTCGTAAGTGGAAGGCCATCAGGGAACTCACCTATGTATCCTCTATTAAAATTGGATTGGAGTTCAATTCGAGGTTTTGGGAAGAAATGAAAATAGGCAATATTATTACAGATCTCCCACTGAGATATACGTACAGTCCGAGTCATAATATAGGAGCACAAGGACCTAGTGTCATGCTTGGAAGCTACAGCTGGGGCCAGAACGCCATGTTGTGGAACAGCCTTCCGGAAGAAGAAAGAATAAGAGAGGCCCTGTTTGGATTATCGAAGATTTATGGAAACCGAGTCTATGAGGAATTCAACCGAGGAGCTTCTTACAGCTGGAGTCAAAACCAATTTTCTGCGGGGTGTTTTACCTTATTTTCTCCTAATCAGTCCACTGATTTTTCCTGGGAGCTTTATTTACCTGAAGGACGCATTCATTTCGCTGGCGAGCATACTTCTGCCTTTCATGGCTGGGTGGAAGGTGCGATTGAGTCAGGAGTTCGTGCTGCATATGAAGTCAATGAACGAGATTAA
- a CDS encoding excalibur calcium-binding domain-containing protein → MDFLAYVGAIVFFIAVIYLILHFAKKRKGKDTKLSLKFIIPVIVLSLILVGVGTQYGLAEELSAQKDQNKELIDKNQTLSEETNALKQQLDDLTATKNELDKTLQKTKDQLAEKNDKAANYDKDTGELKDKVSNLEGKNKKLSSSINELEGTIKKLKDDKSSLQAKVDDLNSTVTASTSSSSDHTTSSNSSNTYFENCTAARNAGAAPVRKGDPGYGPHLDRDGDGIGCE, encoded by the coding sequence ATGGATTTCTTAGCTTATGTCGGTGCTATTGTATTTTTTATTGCAGTGATCTATCTTATTCTTCATTTTGCAAAGAAAAGAAAAGGCAAGGATACAAAGCTATCATTAAAGTTTATTATTCCAGTAATAGTTTTGAGCCTTATTCTGGTGGGCGTTGGAACGCAATATGGATTAGCTGAAGAATTATCCGCTCAAAAAGATCAAAATAAAGAACTGATTGACAAAAATCAAACTCTTAGTGAAGAAACAAATGCGCTAAAACAACAATTGGACGATCTTACAGCAACTAAGAACGAACTGGACAAGACACTTCAAAAAACCAAAGACCAGCTCGCTGAGAAGAATGATAAAGCTGCCAATTATGACAAGGATACTGGCGAGCTTAAGGATAAGGTAAGCAATCTGGAAGGAAAAAATAAAAAGCTGAGCAGTAGCATTAATGAGCTGGAGGGTACTATTAAAAAGCTTAAGGATGATAAGAGCTCTTTGCAGGCAAAAGTCGATGACTTAAACTCTACAGTCACAGCATCGACTTCTAGTTCTTCTGATCATACTACCTCTTCAAATTCCAGTAATACGTATTTTGAAAACTGTACAGCTGCCCGTAATGCTGGAGCTGCACCAGTCCGTAAAGGAGATCCTGGCTATGGTCCACACCTTGACCGGGATGGGGATGGAATTGGTTGTGAATAA
- a CDS encoding DUF1648 domain-containing protein — MEDHFGQQNKRITHELLLDLLSGTALLTQWIIVFLYWNKVPDKVPMHFNTAGAPDGYGTKYTLFLLPVISILLFLGFKAFRFIKFDRYHGNHPKEISLKLYALFRSYLSLTAAQTLLFFLLLLYLSIKIAAGDLNTLPNSVIVVYFGLILLTLIIYGIVEWRMKKAFYKANPRMKKEFF, encoded by the coding sequence TTGGAAGATCATTTCGGTCAGCAGAATAAACGGATCACCCATGAGCTCCTGTTGGATCTTCTCTCAGGAACAGCATTATTAACTCAATGGATCATCGTCTTCCTATACTGGAACAAGGTGCCGGATAAAGTTCCCATGCATTTCAATACGGCCGGAGCCCCGGACGGTTACGGGACCAAATACACGTTATTTCTACTGCCGGTGATTTCTATTTTACTTTTTTTAGGATTCAAGGCCTTCCGCTTCATTAAATTTGACCGCTACCACGGGAACCACCCAAAAGAAATAAGTCTCAAGCTCTATGCCCTTTTTCGCTCTTATCTGTCGTTAACAGCAGCCCAGACCTTGTTATTTTTTCTCCTCTTACTCTATTTGTCTATAAAAATCGCTGCTGGGGACTTGAATACGCTTCCTAATTCAGTGATTGTTGTTTACTTTGGTCTCATACTCCTTACTCTTATCATTTATGGAATAGTTGAATGGAGGATGAAAAAAGCGTTTTATAAAGCTAACCCCCGTATGAAAAAAGAATTCTTCTAG
- a CDS encoding PCYCGC domain-containing protein, whose amino-acid sequence MNKYLRVFLLLIGFVGTGIMLLNGCSPKEEAAKEYSDSATGDIREETKSVKVLPDFLTNQSEDLGRIYKAVASHKEVVEKMPCFCGCGESVGHKSNYDCFVYSDPSGEKIVWDDHATKCGVCLETAVEAINQFENGKSIKTIRKEIEAKYEEGYAEPTPTPSVS is encoded by the coding sequence ATGAATAAATATTTACGAGTTTTCCTATTACTTATTGGTTTTGTCGGCACAGGAATTATGCTGTTAAATGGCTGCAGTCCCAAAGAGGAAGCCGCCAAAGAATATTCCGACTCAGCTACCGGGGACATTCGTGAGGAAACGAAGTCTGTGAAGGTGCTCCCTGATTTTTTAACAAATCAGTCGGAAGATTTAGGCAGGATCTACAAAGCGGTTGCATCTCATAAAGAAGTCGTTGAAAAAATGCCTTGTTTCTGTGGTTGTGGAGAATCAGTCGGACATAAAAGCAATTACGACTGCTTCGTCTATTCTGATCCATCGGGAGAGAAGATTGTCTGGGACGACCACGCAACGAAGTGTGGGGTTTGTCTTGAAACAGCAGTAGAAGCTATTAACCAATTTGAAAACGGAAAATCAATAAAAACCATTCGTAAAGAAATAGAAGCAAAATACGAAGAAGGCTATGCGGAGCCGACTCCTACTCCTTCTGTTTCGTAA
- a CDS encoding glycosyltransferase family 2 protein has translation MNNQLVLPNTQEASPYQSKSLQRIKNTYMRPRIVIFIPAHNEEKSIEDCLAGVKDQKVPAGVELDVLVIADHCSDATEQKALEAGKEFGLNLRVLRTENNKQRKVGALNAAWKSIYGDLLDIYNKKLTEYQEYYKESVKAILGMDADSRLAPGALLALWEGLMSARNIGGVMAKYTMRMPKKKSFIFKDDVHYEEKLSSGEYGGPAARWWTHQQKQDMAGWLLDLQYRGGSTYVLGGQATLFRPEALQDVVDENRLDGPWQDDSDVEDMLLTWQLQKRWKTLISPSARCFVDSMRTYHTFRQQRNKWQGGTVELLTNSDIGVQSKHKWKLWRSQFRTLLNLMIRVLFVVLLGTALATDQFTWSWLWLIPVGIASFLNMIMAAKTPMHRKIDVLLAACLISPELYLWANLITFGQVWLNKLSTDKKDGWAVQYNAERGNTHSKLGQGLLLTFLAGAAMTYACIKYRTILTDSLVQQALEPYLTFGWRILTILTIYTSLLMLYKIWTLRGKHTA, from the coding sequence ATGAATAATCAATTAGTTCTGCCAAATACACAAGAAGCAAGTCCTTACCAATCAAAAAGTCTTCAGCGTATCAAAAACACATATATGAGACCTAGAATCGTAATATTTATCCCTGCTCATAATGAAGAGAAGTCCATAGAGGATTGTTTAGCAGGAGTGAAGGACCAAAAGGTGCCTGCTGGTGTAGAACTGGATGTCCTCGTCATTGCTGATCATTGTTCGGATGCTACCGAACAAAAAGCGCTAGAGGCAGGAAAGGAATTTGGCTTGAACCTCAGGGTATTAAGAACGGAAAACAATAAGCAGCGAAAGGTCGGAGCACTGAACGCTGCCTGGAAAAGCATATATGGAGACCTGCTCGATATTTATAATAAAAAGCTGACGGAATACCAGGAATATTATAAGGAATCCGTTAAGGCGATCCTGGGAATGGATGCTGACAGCCGATTGGCACCCGGGGCTCTGCTTGCTCTTTGGGAAGGTTTGATGAGTGCGAGAAATATCGGCGGTGTGATGGCCAAATATACGATGAGAATGCCAAAGAAGAAGAGCTTCATTTTTAAAGACGATGTTCATTATGAGGAAAAGCTATCTTCTGGGGAGTATGGCGGACCGGCTGCGCGCTGGTGGACCCATCAGCAAAAGCAGGACATGGCCGGCTGGCTGCTTGATTTGCAGTATCGAGGAGGTAGTACGTACGTTCTCGGCGGGCAGGCAACCTTGTTTAGACCGGAAGCCTTACAGGATGTCGTCGATGAAAACCGACTCGACGGCCCGTGGCAGGACGATAGTGATGTAGAGGATATGCTCCTCACCTGGCAGCTCCAGAAAAGGTGGAAAACCTTAATCAGTCCGTCTGCCCGCTGCTTTGTTGATTCGATGCGGACGTATCATACGTTTAGACAGCAGCGAAATAAATGGCAGGGAGGAACCGTAGAATTACTGACCAATTCCGATATTGGGGTTCAGTCAAAGCATAAATGGAAATTGTGGAGGTCTCAATTTAGAACGCTGCTAAATTTAATGATTCGTGTGTTATTTGTGGTTTTATTAGGGACGGCTCTTGCCACGGATCAGTTTACTTGGTCGTGGTTGTGGTTAATTCCAGTGGGAATTGCAAGTTTCTTAAATATGATTATGGCAGCAAAAACGCCGATGCACAGAAAGATTGATGTCTTGCTTGCCGCCTGTTTAATTTCTCCAGAGCTTTATCTTTGGGCGAATTTAATTACGTTCGGACAGGTATGGCTGAACAAACTTTCTACAGATAAGAAGGATGGGTGGGCAGTGCAATACAATGCTGAGAGGGGAAATACTCATAGTAAGCTTGGTCAGGGACTGCTTTTAACCTTTTTGGCAGGGGCTGCGATGACATATGCCTGTATCAAATACCGAACTATCCTTACAGATAGCTTGGTCCAGCAGGCACTCGAACCTTATCTTACATTTGGATGGCGCATTCTTACGATTTTAACGATCTACACTTCTCTATTAATGCTGTACAAAATCTGGACGTTACGAGGAAAACATACAGCGTAA
- a CDS encoding aldo/keto reductase produces MKREIPEVTLNDGMRLPAIGFGTYNLNGNAGVNAITSAIDTGYRLIDTAYNYENEGTVGEAVRRSSIPRDQLIITSKLPGRYQEYDKAVPAIQESLYRAKLDYYDLYLIHWPNPKQGNYVEAWQALLDAKKWGLIRSIGVCNFLPEHLEVLEKETGTKPSINQIELHPFFNQEEQRSFDEEHHIQTESWSPLARAKDILNNETLEKMARDHNKTVSQIVLRWHYQLGSIAIPKSASPERQAENISIFDFSLSETEMGRIAELTRPDGRLNDQDPATYEEF; encoded by the coding sequence GTGAAGAGGGAAATACCAGAGGTCACCTTAAACGATGGCATGAGGCTTCCTGCCATTGGATTTGGTACATACAATTTGAATGGAAATGCCGGAGTTAATGCGATTACAAGCGCAATCGATACAGGTTACCGATTGATTGATACCGCCTATAATTACGAAAATGAAGGGACGGTCGGAGAAGCGGTCCGCCGCAGCTCCATTCCGAGAGACCAATTGATCATCACTTCGAAATTGCCGGGGCGGTACCAGGAGTATGATAAGGCGGTGCCGGCCATTCAGGAATCGTTGTACCGGGCCAAGCTTGATTACTACGACCTTTATTTAATCCATTGGCCGAATCCTAAACAGGGCAACTATGTGGAAGCGTGGCAGGCTCTGCTTGATGCGAAAAAGTGGGGACTGATTCGTTCGATAGGGGTGTGTAACTTCCTTCCTGAACACTTGGAGGTTCTTGAAAAAGAAACAGGAACAAAACCAAGCATAAATCAAATTGAACTTCATCCGTTTTTTAATCAGGAGGAGCAGCGGAGCTTTGATGAAGAGCATCACATCCAAACCGAATCATGGAGCCCATTAGCACGGGCGAAGGATATCCTAAACAATGAAACGCTTGAAAAAATGGCGAGAGACCATAACAAAACGGTTTCTCAAATCGTGCTGCGCTGGCACTATCAGCTTGGGTCGATCGCCATTCCTAAATCGGCATCTCCAGAGAGGCAGGCTGAGAACATTTCAATTTTTGACTTTTCATTAAGTGAAACGGAAATGGGAAGAATCGCTGAATTGACACGTCCTGACGGCAGACTGAATGATCAGGACCCAGCCACCTATGAAGAGTTTTAA
- a CDS encoding aminotransferase, with the protein MSPTSYIAKQVADLKPSGIRRFFDLAAQMEDVISLGVGEPDFVTPWNFIEHSFHSLEQGYTSYTENAGMIELRQEISQFLKQNYHVTYNPEDQVIVTVGASQAIDLALRAIVNPGDEVIVVEPSFVAYTPTVTLAGGTPVTIQTRAEDDFKLQPEQLEEAITPNTKAIILCNPNNPTGTYLNKKELEPLAAVIEKHDLLVLSDEIYAKLTYDDDYTSFAALKSMQERTILISGFSKAFAMTGWRLGYAAGPAEIIAAMVKIHQYTMMCAPTMAQHAALEALKNGRQSVQDMMESYKQRRNFIVSSLNEIGLSCPNPGGAFYTFPSIQATGLTSGEFAEQLLEEEQVAVVPGDVFGENGEGYIRCSYATSLHQLDEAMERMERFVRKKM; encoded by the coding sequence ATGAGCCCGACCTCTTACATAGCGAAACAAGTAGCCGACTTAAAGCCATCAGGAATCCGGCGCTTTTTTGATTTAGCCGCTCAGATGGAAGACGTCATTTCCCTCGGAGTGGGCGAACCGGATTTTGTCACTCCGTGGAATTTTATTGAACACAGCTTTCATTCTTTAGAACAAGGCTACACGTCTTATACAGAAAATGCCGGAATGATTGAATTACGCCAGGAAATCAGTCAGTTTCTGAAACAGAACTATCACGTAACGTATAATCCCGAAGACCAGGTTATCGTCACCGTCGGCGCAAGTCAGGCGATTGATCTCGCTCTGAGAGCGATCGTGAATCCAGGTGATGAAGTGATCGTTGTAGAACCAAGCTTTGTCGCTTATACACCAACTGTCACGCTTGCCGGCGGGACTCCTGTTACGATCCAAACTCGAGCAGAGGATGACTTTAAGCTTCAGCCAGAACAATTAGAGGAAGCCATAACACCAAACACGAAAGCCATCATCCTTTGCAACCCGAATAACCCAACAGGAACTTACTTGAACAAGAAAGAGTTGGAGCCGCTTGCTGCGGTTATTGAAAAACACGATTTACTCGTGCTATCTGATGAAATCTATGCCAAGCTTACGTATGACGACGATTATACAAGCTTTGCTGCGCTAAAATCGATGCAGGAACGGACGATATTAATCAGCGGGTTCTCAAAAGCCTTCGCTATGACGGGCTGGCGTCTGGGGTATGCTGCAGGTCCTGCTGAAATTATTGCCGCCATGGTAAAAATCCACCAGTACACGATGATGTGTGCTCCTACAATGGCCCAGCATGCAGCACTGGAAGCCTTGAAAAATGGCAGACAGAGCGTCCAGGACATGATGGAAAGCTATAAGCAACGAAGGAACTTTATTGTCAGCAGTTTAAATGAAATCGGTTTGAGCTGCCCAAACCCAGGAGGAGCATTCTATACCTTCCCTTCCATTCAGGCAACCGGCTTGACGTCCGGTGAATTTGCCGAGCAGCTGCTGGAAGAAGAGCAGGTAGCGGTCGTACCTGGAGACGTGTTTGGAGAAAACGGCGAGGGCTACATCCGCTGTTCTTATGCTACTTCCCTTCATCAATTGGATGAAGCGATGGAACGGATGGAACGGTTTGTGAGAAAAAAAATGTAA
- a CDS encoding MarR family winged helix-turn-helix transcriptional regulator, translated as MNRLKDFLTLDKQLCFAIYETGSQFHKLYTKALQSFGLTYPQYLVLLALWEKDHMTFKELGEKLSLGSGTLTPMIKRMESKGWIAKERSKSDERSVCVALESKAIDQKEAITEKVRLEIESCQIKQEEYEQLLEQLHSLTNKLKTRESV; from the coding sequence ATGAACCGTTTGAAGGATTTCTTAACTTTAGACAAACAGCTTTGCTTTGCTATTTATGAAACAGGAAGCCAATTTCACAAACTGTACACAAAAGCCTTGCAATCTTTCGGTCTTACGTATCCTCAGTATCTTGTCCTGCTTGCGCTTTGGGAGAAGGACCACATGACCTTTAAAGAACTAGGCGAAAAGCTGAGCCTTGGATCAGGAACGTTAACGCCGATGATTAAACGAATGGAATCAAAAGGCTGGATAGCTAAAGAGCGCTCGAAGTCAGATGAACGAAGCGTTTGTGTGGCTCTTGAATCAAAAGCAATCGACCAAAAAGAAGCAATCACGGAAAAAGTGAGGCTGGAAATCGAATCCTGCCAAATTAAACAGGAAGAATATGAGCAGCTGTTGGAACAGCTTCACAGTCTGACAAACAAGTTAAAAACGCGCGAATCCGTTTAG